One Vigna radiata var. radiata cultivar VC1973A unplaced genomic scaffold, Vradiata_ver6 scaffold_174, whole genome shotgun sequence DNA window includes the following coding sequences:
- the LOC106780239 gene encoding uncharacterized protein LOC106780239, whose translation MLEIMLQTLQQQNVTLVQQNTIALQNLEAARVAAENARVSSEDTQRHFMEMLASDRPTPGASSSAAPVQEWNLESFLQHHPTRFTGKCSLDEADHWFRDMERIYEGKRCPDENKLAYTQYLLIGEAGHWWSSLKMILERNKTPSTWELFKTKFYTEYFPDSVRHDKEIEFLQLVQGNMTVVEYVDRFKHLLRFYSMAIDEEWQCRKFENGLRGDVKLLVKGLRIHEFPTLVEMARVXEKTKKEAEGXQSQPTRSGGPSGSRGGVSARRAPYSRPSLSSGSKGSSSQPSVQSGPARSSGTVRCFACGGPHYRNNCPHVNVARKRFRCGKEGNFAVECTSVIGTGP comes from the coding sequence ATGCTAGAGATTATGCTCCAAACACTGCAACAACAAAACGTTACATTGGTGCAACAGAACACCATTGCTCTACAGAATCTGGAAGCTGCAAGGGTGGCGGCTGAGAATGCAAGGGTGTCATCTGAAGACACCCAGAGGCACTTTATGGAGATGCTGGCCAGTGACAGACCCACTCCAGGTGCTTCCTCTTCTGCTGCTCCTGTACAGGAGTGGAACTTGGAGAGTTTTCTTCAACATCACCCCACCAGATTCACTGGGAAGTGTAGCCTAGATGAAGCCGACCACTGGTTTAGGGACATGGAGCGGATTTATGAAGGCAAGAGATGCCCTGATGAGAACAAATTGGCTTATACTCAATACTTGCTTATTGGAGAGGCTGGCCACTGGTGGAGCAGCCTGAAGATGATTCTGGAGAGGAACAAGACTCCTAGCACTTGGGAACTGTTCAAGACTAAGTTTTACACAGAGTATTTCCCTGATAGTGTGAGGCATGATAAGGAGATAGAGTTTCTCCAGCTGGTTCAGGGAAACATGACGGTTGTTGAGTATGTTGACAGGTTTAAACATCTCCTCCGTTTTTACTCCATGGCCATAGATGAAGAATGGCAATGCAGGAAATTTGAGAACGGTCTAAGAGGAGACGTCAAGCTGCTTGTAAAGGGGCTCCGTATTCATGAGTTCCCTACTTTGGTNGAGATGGCCAGAGTGNTGGAGAAGACCAAGAAAGAGGCTGAAGGACANCAGAGTCAGCCTACTAGGAGTGGGGGACCATCTGGGTCTCGTGGTGGAGTTAGTGCTAGGAGGGCCCCATACTCTAGACCATCACTTTCTTCTGGGTCTAAGGGTTCATCCTCCCAGCCATCAGTGCAGTCAGGACCGGCTAGGTCATCTGGCACAGTTAGGTGCTTCGCGTGTGGAGGGCCTCATTACAGGAACAACTGCCCTCATGTGAATGTTGCAAGGAAGCGTTTCAGGTGTGGGAAAGAGGGGAACTTTGCTGTTGAGTGCACCTCTGTTATAGGGACAGGACCTTAG